One region of Spiroplasma endosymbiont of Asaphidion curtum genomic DNA includes:
- a CDS encoding IS30 family transposase, which produces MGYKHLGIYERIYIENQLKFKVKISEITKNLNRSISTIIREVNRNKDSNHYFSLIAQNKAENRKQSHVYFHKFKNRELVKYVQQKLLLDWSPEQIYGRIKNFHKEWIISFKTIYNWIYSGLLEKVTNKNLRRKGKKRKSQENRGKFNGKSIKERNINVNNRRTHKVLLGRKRFE; this is translated from the coding sequence ATGGGTTACAAACATCTTGGCATATATGAAAGAATTTATATTGAGAATCAATTGAAGTTTAAAGTAAAAATTAGTGAAATAACTAAAAATCTTAATCGAAGTATTAGTACTATTATTCGAGAAGTCAATAGAAATAAAGATAGTAATCATTATTTTTCATTAATTGCACAAAATAAAGCAGAAAACAGAAAACAATCACATGTTTATTTTCATAAGTTTAAAAATAGAGAATTAGTAAAATATGTACAACAAAAATTACTATTAGATTGATCGCCTGAACAAATTTATGGCAGAATTAAAAATTTTCATAAAGAATGAATTATTAGTTTTAAAACAATTTACAATTGAATTTATTCTGGATTACTTGAAAAAGTTACTAATAAAAATTTAAGAAGAAAAGGTAAGAAACGAAAATCTCAAGAAAATCGCGGTAAATTTAATGGTAAATCAATTAAAGAACGAAATATTAATGTTAATAATCGTAGGACGCATAAAGTTTTGTTAGGTAGGAAAAGATTTGAATAA
- a CDS encoding IS30 family transposase has protein sequence MLVENRTTKVVNENISHYLSILPNNLVKTITFDRGKEFSNWQQLEKNLNVKIYFANAYSPWQRGTNENTNGLS, from the coding sequence ATGTTAGTTGAAAATAGAACTACTAAAGTTGTTAACGAAAACATTAGCCATTATTTATCAATTCTTCCAAATAATCTTGTTAAGACTATAACATTTGATAGGGGTAAAGAATTTTCTAATTGACAACAACTTGAAAAAAATTTAAATGTGAAAATTTATTTTGCTAATGCGTATTCGCCTTGACAAAGAGGTACTAATGAAAATACTAATGGTTTAAGTTAG
- the metK gene encoding methionine adenosyltransferase — translation MEESMRKILFTSESVSEGHSDKICDQIADAILDACLKQDPQTRLACEVFITTNMVIIGGEIKSSAIVNYEAIARKVICDIGYIDEKIGINGNTCHIQVLIHSQSQDIIRGVEHNHQLAAGDQGIIFGYATNETKTYMPLAIQIAHDLVHLASSLRKNQQFKDARPDMKSQVTIDYTDWLQPKIDTILMSIQHHPDYNESEFKTFIHQKIMLVIAKKYNLNFDFKFLINPTGRFVVGGPYGDTGLTGRKIIVDTYGGYARSGGGAFSGKDATKVDRAAAYMARKVAKHIVALNWADKCEIQLAYAIGMKEPIAVYVETFNTEKIALNIISGAISAVFDFSMQGMIDCLQLMQPIYQKTTVYGHFGKDDNFTWEKLDCLEQLKDYIKDK, via the coding sequence ATGGAGGAAAGTATGAGAAAAATATTATTTACTAGTGAATCTGTTAGTGAAGGACATTCCGATAAGATTTGTGATCAAATAGCTGATGCTATTTTGGATGCTTGTTTAAAACAAGACCCGCAAACAAGACTAGCTTGTGAAGTGTTTATTACTACTAATATGGTTATTATTGGTGGCGAAATTAAATCATCAGCAATTGTAAATTATGAAGCGATTGCCAGAAAAGTTATTTGTGATATTGGTTATATTGATGAAAAAATTGGTATTAATGGTAATACTTGTCATATTCAAGTATTAATTCATAGTCAGTCACAAGATATTATTCGTGGTGTGGAACATAATCATCAATTAGCAGCAGGCGATCAAGGAATTATTTTTGGTTATGCTACTAATGAAACTAAAACTTATATGCCATTAGCCATTCAAATTGCCCACGATTTAGTACATTTGGCTTCTTCATTAAGAAAAAATCAACAATTTAAAGATGCTCGTCCTGATATGAAATCACAAGTAACGATTGATTATACTGATTGGTTGCAACCTAAGATTGATACGATTTTAATGTCAATTCAACATCATCCTGATTATAATGAAAGTGAATTTAAAACATTTATTCATCAAAAAATTATGTTAGTTATTGCTAAGAAATATAATTTAAATTTTGATTTTAAATTTTTGATTAATCCGACAGGAAGATTTGTTGTTGGTGGGCCTTATGGTGATACTGGATTAACAGGAAGAAAAATTATTGTGGATACTTATGGTGGATATGCTCGTAGTGGTGGTGGTGCCTTTTCTGGTAAAGATGCTACTAAGGTTGATCGGGCCGCTGCTTATATGGCAAGAAAAGTCGCTAAACATATTGTTGCTTTAAATTGGGCTGATAAATGTGAAATTCAATTGGCATATGCTATTGGTATGAAAGAACCGATTGCTGTTTATGTTGAAACATTTAATACTGAAAAGATTGCTCTTAATATAATTAGTGGTGCTATTAGTGCTGTTTTTGATTTTTCGATGCAAGGAATGATTGATTGTTTGCAGTTAATGCAACCGATTTATCAAAAAACTACCGTTTATGGTCATTTTGGTAAAGATGATAATTTTACTTGAGAAAAATTGGATTGTTTAGAACAATTAAAAGATTATATTAAAGATAAGTAA
- a CDS encoding IS30 family transposase encodes MGYKHLGIYERIYIENQLKFKVKISEIAKNLNRSISTIIREVNRNKDSNHYFSLIAQNKAENRKQSHVYFHKFKNRELVKYVQQKLLLGWSSEQIYGRIKNFHKEWIISFKTIYNWIYSGLLEKVTNKNLRRKGKKRKSQENRGKFNGKSIKERNINVNNRITVGHWEGDTVVSSRGKSKSCLIILVERTSRFTLAMLVENRTTKVVNENISHYLSILPNNLVKTITFDRGKEFSNWQQLEKNLNVKIYFANAYSPWQRGTNENTNGLIRKKFPKKFNFSNTTKNAVHKFILSLNQRPRKILNYLSPIEYLVRKII; translated from the coding sequence ATGGGTTACAAACATCTTGGCATATATGAAAGAATTTATATTGAGAATCAATTGAAGTTTAAAGTAAAAATTAGTGAAATAGCTAAAAATCTTAATCGAAGTATTAGTACTATTATTCGAGAAGTCAATAGAAATAAAGATAGTAATCATTATTTTTCATTAATTGCACAAAATAAAGCAGAAAACAGAAAACAATCACATGTTTATTTTCATAAGTTTAAAAATAGAGAATTAGTAAAATATGTACAACAAAAATTACTATTAGGTTGATCGTCTGAACAAATTTATGGCAGAATTAAAAATTTTCATAAAGAATGAATTATTAGTTTTAAAACAATTTACAATTGAATTTATTCTGGATTACTTGAAAAAGTTACTAATAAAAATTTAAGAAGAAAAGGTAAGAAACGAAAATCTCAAGAAAATCGCGGTAAATTTAATGGTAAATCAATTAAAGAACGAAATATTAATGTTAATAATCGTATAACTGTTGGTCATTGAGAAGGTGATACTGTAGTATCATCACGAGGTAAAAGTAAATCATGTTTAATAATTTTAGTTGAAAGAACATCAAGATTTACTTTAGCAATGTTAGTTGAAAATAGAACTACTAAAGTTGTTAACGAAAACATTAGCCATTATTTATCAATTCTTCCAAATAATCTTGTTAAGACTATAACATTTGATAGGGGTAAAGAATTTTCTAATTGACAACAACTTGAAAAAAATTTAAATGTGAAAATTTATTTTGCTAATGCGTATTCGCCTTGACAAAGAGGTACTAATGAAAATACTAATGGTTTAATTAGAAAAAAATTTCCTAAAAAATTTAATTTTTCAAATACTACTAAAAATGCAGTTCATAAATTTATATTGTCTTTAAACCAAAGACCAAGAAAAATACTAAATTATCTTTCACCAATCGAATATTTGGTTAGAAAAATAATTTAG
- a CDS encoding PfkB family carbohydrate kinase, with amino-acid sequence MIYTITFNPAIDYMIKVDNFTVGNTNRCYEEYLQPGGKGINCAIILTRLGIKTITSGFLAANNNELILQKLKEENILTNFILDFLHYLLK; translated from the coding sequence ATGATTTATACAATTACTTTTAATCCAGCAATTGACTATATGATAAAAGTAGACAACTTTACTGTTGGTAATACTAATCGTTGTTATGAAGAATATTTGCAGCCCGGAGGTAAAGGTATTAACTGTGCTATTATTCTTACCCGATTGGGGATAAAAACTATTACAAGCGGATTTTTAGCTGCCAATAATAATGAGTTAATTTTACAAAAGTTAAAAGAAGAAAATATTCTTACTAATTTTATATTAGACTTCTTGCATTACTTATTAAAATAA
- a CDS encoding IS5 family transposase (programmed frameshift), translating to MKFDKFNFINDKELLRLTGIKQSTFNKMLNILKEAELKKFKRGGKNNKLSLENRLLMTLSYWREYRTYFHLGKSFDISEASCYRNIKWIEDILIKHPDFQQLAGKKALINDYFNDKTIIIDATETPIQRPKKGQKQSYSGKKKKHTIKTQVIIEKESKIIIATNFSLGKKHDFCLFKESKIPILKNTKLIVDNGYQGIQKIHSNVLIPKKKTKKNPLNKEQKHNNKLISKMRIIIENIFAILKKFKIITEKYRNRRKRFSLRFNLIASIYNLQL from the exons ATGAAATTTGATAAATTTAATTTTATTAATGATAAAGAATTATTACGATTAACTGGAATAAAGCAAAGTACTTTTAATAAAATGTTAAATATTTTAAAAGAAGCTGAGTTAAAAAAGTTTAAAAGAGGTGGTAAAAATAATAAATTATCATTAGAAAATAGATTATTGATGACTTTATCATATTGACGAGAATATCGTACTTATTTTCATCTTGGTAAAAGTTTTGATATTAGTGAAGCTAGTTGTTATCGAAATATCAAGTGAATTGAAGATATTTTAATCAAACATCCTGATTTTCAACAACTTGCTGGTAAAAAAGCATTAATAAATGATTATTTTAATGATAAAACAATTATTATTGATGCTACAGAAACACCCATTCAACGCCCAAAAAAAG GACAAAAACAATCTTATTCAGGAAAAAAGAAAAAACACACTATTAAAACACAAGTAATTATTGAAAAAGAAAGCAAAATAATTATTGCAACAAATTTTTCTCTCGGTAAAAAGCATGATTTTTGTTTATTTAAAGAATCAAAAATCCCAATTTTAAAAAATACTAAATTAATAGTTGATAATGGTTATCAAGGAATACAAAAAATTCATAGTAATGTTCTAATACCTAAGAAAAAAACAAAGAAAAACCCTTTAAATAAAGAACAAAAACATAATAATAAATTAATTTCAAAAATGAGAATTATTATTGAAAATATTTTTGCTATTCTTAAAAAATTTAAAATTATTACTGAAAAATATCGTAATCGTAGAAAACGATTTAGTTTAAGATTTAATTTAATTGCTTCAATTTATAATTTGCAATTATAG
- a CDS encoding IS1/IS1595 family N-terminal zinc-binding domain-containing protein, translating into MEKIIQELVNNLTDDQFLEFYEKVKQQAELIKKQKRLNEIDQKFRAQGIKCPKCESYHCVKNGHNSEGKQKYLCKNCCASFDAFRNHFIYWSHLNYEQWNLLIQISLLGQSSKTISRFIKTTLKTAWYNRQKLMKSKQLENTQLKFKKLSGKIQIDETFIKEIHKGNFKHKTDPRRIHLDPFTTNTKCCIQMAIDNNNNIYVKSTNTKRLQKQ; encoded by the coding sequence ATGGAAAAAATAATTCAAGAACTAGTAAATAATTTAACAGATGATCAATTTTTAGAATTTTATGAAAAAGTCAAACAACAAGCAGAATTAATAAAAAAACAAAAACGTTTAAATGAAATTGATCAAAAATTTAGAGCTCAAGGTATTAAATGCCCTAAATGTGAATCTTACCATTGCGTTAAAAATGGACATAATTCAGAAGGAAAACAAAAATATTTATGTAAAAATTGCTGTGCAAGTTTTGACGCTTTTCGTAATCATTTTATTTATTGAAGTCATTTAAATTATGAACAATGAAATTTATTGATTCAAATTTCATTGCTGGGGCAATCTAGTAAAACAATTTCTCGTTTTATTAAAACTACATTAAAAACCGCTTGATATAATCGTCAAAAATTAATGAAATCAAAACAATTAGAAAATACCCAATTAAAATTTAAAAAATTATCTGGTAAAATCCAAATCGATGAAACTTTTATTAAAGAAATCCATAAAGGAAATTTCAAACATAAAACTGATCCACGAAGAATTCACCTTGACCCATTCACAACTAATACTAAATGCTGTATTCAAATGGCAATTGATAATAATAACAATATTTATGTTAAATCCACAAACACCAAACGTTTACAAAAACAATAG
- a CDS encoding transposase, with the protein MKKIHRSKELIIKIVNEHLKEGCSYNYLAEKYNISRNTISNWLYKHKNKNWNFERKIHKANYSELEYLRLENEILKKFLSFSRQQQNIK; encoded by the coding sequence ATGAAAAAAATTCATAGAAGTAAAGAATTAATTATTAAAATTGTTAATGAACATCTAAAAGAAGGATGTAGTTATAATTATTTAGCTGAAAAATATAATATTTCTCGCAATACTATTAGTAATTGACTTTATAAACATAAAAATAAAAATTGAAATTTTGAAAGAAAAATTCATAAGGCAAATTATAGTGAGCTTGAATATTTAAGATTAGAAAATGAAATTCTAAAAAAGTTCCTTTCCTTCTCAAGACAACAACAAAATATAAAATAA
- a CDS encoding IS3 family transposase → MYKNKHSIKVLCKILNVNRANYYKQRFNNKNDFKEINIIKKIFEKHKKCYGYRRLKIAIEKEAGWIINHKKLLKLMKNYNIRANWVKHIHRKNTYRSYENLLDAKYNLLQRNFRAEKINQKWVTDITYIKIYKQKDFLYLSTIIDLYDKRIIAYEMSFKNNTELVMNTLLKAVKNKKLNGLILHSDQGIQYRTTKYNKFCENLGIRISMSRKGTPLDNAVIESFHSILKKETIYNNIIKTKHDMINLIHKWMNFKQTYRVEY, encoded by the coding sequence TTATATAAAAATAAACACTCAATAAAAGTATTATGTAAAATTCTTAATGTTAATCGTGCTAATTATTATAAACAAAGATTTAATAATAAAAATGATTTTAAAGAAATAAATATTATTAAAAAAATTTTTGAAAAGCATAAGAAATGTTACGGGTATAGGAGACTAAAAATTGCTATTGAGAAGGAAGCTGGATGAATTATTAATCATAAAAAATTATTAAAATTAATGAAAAATTATAATATTAGAGCTAATTGAGTAAAACATATTCACAGAAAAAATACTTATCGTAGTTATGAAAATTTGTTAGATGCTAAATATAATTTATTACAAAGAAATTTTAGAGCTGAAAAAATTAATCAAAAATGAGTTACTGATATTACTTATATTAAAATTTATAAACAAAAAGATTTTCTTTATTTAAGTACTATTATTGATTTATATGATAAAAGAATTATTGCATATGAAATGAGTTTTAAAAACAATACAGAGCTAGTAATGAATACTCTTTTAAAAGCTGTAAAAAATAAAAAATTAAATGGTTTAATATTACATTCTGATCAAGGAATTCAATATAGAACCACTAAATATAATAAATTTTGTGAAAATCTTGGAATACGCATATCAATGTCAAGAAAAGGTACTCCTTTAGACAATGCAGTTATAGAAAGTTTTCATTCAATTTTAAAGAAAGAAACTATTTACAATAATATTATCAAAACAAAACACGATATGATTAATTTAATTCATAAATGAATGAATTTTAAACAAACATATCGTGTAGAATATTAA
- a CDS encoding IS30 family transposase: MGYKHLGIYERIYIENQLKFKVKISEIAKNLNRSISTIIREVNRNKDSNHYFSLIAQNKAENRKQSHVYFHKFKNRELVKYVQQKLLLGWSPEQIYGRIKNFHKEWIISFKTIYNWIYSGLLEKVTNKNLRRKGKKRKSQENRGKFNGKSIKERNINVNNRITVGHWEGDTVVSSRGKSKSCLITLVERTSRFTLAMLVENRTTKVVNENISHYLSILPNNLVKTITFDRGKEFSNWQQLEKNLNVKIYFANAYSPWQRGTNENTNGLIREKFPKKFNFSNTTKNAVHKFILSLNQRPRKILNYLSPIEYLVRKII; this comes from the coding sequence ATGGGTTACAAACATCTTGGCATATATGAAAGAATTTATATTGAGAATCAATTGAAGTTTAAAGTAAAAATTAGTGAAATAGCTAAAAATCTTAATCGAAGTATTAGTACTATTATTCGAGAAGTCAATAGAAATAAAGATAGTAATCATTATTTTTCATTAATTGCACAAAATAAAGCAGAAAACAGAAAACAATCACATGTTTATTTTCATAAGTTTAAAAATAGAGAATTAGTAAAATATGTACAACAAAAATTACTATTAGGTTGATCGCCTGAACAAATTTATGGCAGAATTAAAAATTTTCATAAAGAATGAATTATTAGTTTTAAAACAATTTACAATTGAATTTATTCTGGATTACTTGAAAAAGTTACTAATAAAAATTTAAGAAGAAAAGGTAAGAAACGAAAATCTCAAGAAAATCGCGGTAAATTTAATGGTAAATCAATTAAAGAACGAAATATTAATGTTAATAATCGTATAACTGTTGGTCATTGAGAAGGTGATACTGTAGTATCATCACGAGGTAAAAGTAAATCATGTTTAATAACTTTAGTTGAAAGAACATCAAGATTTACTTTAGCAATGTTAGTTGAAAATAGAACTACTAAAGTTGTTAACGAAAACATTAGCCATTATTTATCAATTCTTCCAAATAATCTTGTTAAGACTATAACATTTGATAGGGGTAAAGAATTTTCTAATTGACAACAACTTGAAAAAAATTTAAATGTGAAAATTTATTTTGCTAATGCGTATTCGCCTTGACAAAGAGGTACTAATGAAAATACTAATGGTTTAATTAGAGAAAAATTTCCTAAAAAATTTAATTTTTCAAATACTACTAAAAATGCAGTTCATAAATTTATATTGTCTTTAAACCAAAGACCAAGAAAAATACTAAATTATCTTTCACCAATCGAATATTTGGTTAGAAAAATAATTTAG
- a CDS encoding IS30 family transposase, with product MGYKHLGIYERIYIENQLKFKVKISEIAKNLNRSISTIIREVNRNKDSNHYFSLIAQNKAENRKQSHVYFHKFKNRELVKYVQQKLLLGWSPEQIYGRIKNFHKEWIISFKTIYNWIYSGLLEKVTNKNLRRKGKKRKSQENRGKFNGKSIKERNINVNNRITVGHWEGDTVVSSRGKSKSCLITLVERTSRFTLAMLVENRTTKVVNENISHYLSILPNNLVKTITFDRGKEFSNWQQLEKNLNVKIYFANAYSPWQRGTNENTNRLIREKFPKKFNFSNTTKNAVHKFILSLNQRPKKILNYLSPIEYLVRKII from the coding sequence ATGGGTTACAAACATCTTGGCATATATGAAAGAATTTATATTGAGAATCAATTGAAGTTTAAAGTAAAAATTAGTGAAATAGCTAAAAATCTTAATCGAAGTATTAGTACTATTATTCGAGAAGTCAATAGAAATAAAGATAGTAATCATTATTTTTCATTAATTGCACAAAATAAAGCAGAAAACAGAAAACAATCACATGTTTATTTTCATAAGTTTAAAAATAGAGAATTAGTAAAATATGTACAACAAAAATTACTATTAGGTTGATCGCCTGAACAAATTTATGGCAGAATTAAAAATTTTCATAAAGAATGAATTATTAGTTTTAAAACAATTTACAATTGAATTTATTCTGGATTACTTGAAAAAGTTACTAATAAAAATTTAAGAAGAAAAGGTAAGAAACGAAAATCTCAAGAAAATCGCGGTAAATTTAATGGTAAATCAATTAAAGAACGAAATATTAATGTTAATAATCGTATAACTGTTGGTCATTGAGAAGGTGATACTGTAGTATCATCACGAGGTAAAAGTAAATCATGTTTAATAACTTTAGTTGAAAGAACATCAAGATTTACTTTAGCAATGTTAGTTGAAAATAGAACTACTAAAGTTGTTAACGAAAACATTAGCCATTATTTATCAATTCTTCCAAATAATCTTGTTAAGACTATAACATTTGATAGGGGTAAAGAATTTTCTAATTGACAACAACTTGAAAAAAATTTAAATGTGAAAATTTATTTTGCTAATGCGTATTCGCCTTGACAAAGAGGTACTAATGAAAATACTAATCGTTTAATTAGAGAAAAATTTCCTAAAAAATTTAATTTTTCAAATACTACTAAAAATGCAGTTCATAAATTTATATTGTCTTTAAACCAAAGACCAAAAAAAATACTAAATTATCTTTCACCAATCGAATATTTGGTTAGAAAAATAATTTAG
- the tpiA gene encoding triose-phosphate isomerase, with product MRKPIIIGNWKMYKNINETKDFILQVEQKMINQNIDAGIAVSFPLLETSIREASKLIISAQNCHFENAGAFTGEVSPLLLKTMNVSYVVLGHSERRSLFNESDRIINKKVLKVLENNLKIILCCGETEEEYINNQTEVVVAQQLKIALENVSEKQLEQIVIAYEPVWAIGTGKTATLEVAQRVCQFIRKNIMEMYNVAVSTKVRIQYGGSVKPDNIKALLEQPDIDGALVGGASLQVDSFLQLIS from the coding sequence ATGCGTAAACCAATTATTATCGGTAATTGAAAAATGTATAAAAATATTAATGAAACAAAAGATTTTATTTTGCAAGTTGAACAGAAAATGATAAATCAGAATATTGATGCTGGAATTGCTGTTAGTTTTCCTTTGCTGGAAACATCTATTCGTGAGGCTAGTAAATTAATTATTAGTGCTCAAAATTGTCATTTTGAAAATGCTGGTGCATTTACAGGAGAAGTTTCACCATTATTGTTAAAAACTATGAATGTTTCCTATGTTGTATTAGGCCATTCTGAAAGAAGAAGTCTTTTTAATGAAAGTGATAGGATTATCAATAAAAAAGTTTTAAAGGTTTTAGAAAATAATTTAAAAATTATTCTTTGTTGTGGCGAAACGGAAGAAGAATATATTAATAATCAAACAGAAGTAGTTGTTGCTCAGCAATTAAAGATAGCATTAGAAAATGTTAGTGAGAAACAGTTAGAACAAATTGTTATTGCTTATGAACCGGTTTGAGCTATTGGAACTGGGAAAACAGCAACACTAGAAGTAGCACAACGAGTTTGTCAGTTTATTCGTAAAAATATAATGGAAATGTATAATGTCGCAGTAAGTACTAAGGTTAGAATTCAATATGGTGGTTCTGTTAAACCAGATAATATTAAAGCACTTTTAGAACAACCAGATATTGATGGAGCATTAGTTGGTGGTGCATCATTGCAAGTGGATTCATTTTTGCAATTAATTTCTTAA
- a CDS encoding Cof-type HAD-IIB family hydrolase, which translates to MNIKVIAIDIDGTLLTDKGKILDDTRVAIIQAQEKGIKVILATGRAPSAAILYAQQLKLDEYAQHIICFNGCVIYDLKTKKNIWNAHLNEEDTKYIYEIIKKYDLNFWGYGLKNSSYTRKKSIAIMREAKINPKYKLKILSDRQSLPACYTLTISLDELEDKIYENFKIEIEANKRIRITSSSLEKYQYLEIMPANFDKSKALKFLVNKWHLKLKNCMGIGDSLNDYEMLQKVGLGIMMKNGHSDLIKVSTDMCDSNNENGVGKAILKYILK; encoded by the coding sequence ATGAATATTAAAGTAATTGCAATTGATATTGATGGCACTTTATTAACTGATAAAGGGAAAATATTAGATGATACTAGGGTTGCTATTATTCAAGCACAAGAGAAAGGGATTAAAGTTATTTTAGCAACAGGAAGGGCACCTAGTGCAGCAATTTTGTATGCTCAACAATTAAAGTTAGATGAGTATGCACAACATATTATTTGTTTTAATGGTTGTGTTATTTATGATTTAAAAACTAAAAAGAATATTTGAAATGCTCATTTAAATGAAGAAGATACAAAATATATTTATGAAATTATTAAAAAATATGATTTGAATTTTTGAGGTTATGGTTTAAAAAATTCTTCCTATACAAGAAAAAAATCTATTGCCATTATGCGAGAAGCAAAAATAAATCCTAAATATAAGTTAAAGATTTTAAGCGATCGGCAATCATTGCCAGCTTGCTATACATTAACTATTAGTTTAGATGAATTAGAGGATAAGATTTATGAAAATTTTAAAATTGAAATTGAAGCTAATAAACGAATTAGAATAACATCATCGTCGTTAGAAAAATATCAATATTTAGAAATTATGCCAGCAAATTTTGATAAATCTAAAGCTTTAAAGTTTCTTGTGAATAAATGACATCTTAAACTAAAAAATTGTATGGGAATTGGTGATTCTTTAAATGATTATGAAATGTTACAAAAAGTTGGTTTAGGAATAATGATGAAAAATGGTCATTCAGATTTAATAAAAGTATCAACAGATATGTGTGATAGTAATAATGAAAATGGTGTTGGTAAAGCGATACTTAAATATATTTTAAAATAA